The Cydia splendana chromosome Z, ilCydSple1.2, whole genome shotgun sequence genome window below encodes:
- the LOC134805009 gene encoding uncharacterized protein LOC134805009, translated as MALFGITTRYVWFAVPLTGFLIGKFVDDQETLRMTNFRDKSCLYGPNKNECDPPSWP; from the coding sequence ATGGCATTGTTTGGCATCACAACCCGCTACGTCTGGTTTGCAGTTCCATTAACTGGCTTCTTGATTGGCAAGTTTGTGGACGACCAGGAGACATTGAGAATGACCAACTTCAGAGACAAGTCTTGTTTGTATGGTCCCAACAAAAATGAATGTGACCCACCATCTTGGCCCTGA